A window of Kribbella sp. NBC_00382 genomic DNA:
CTCGGCGAGGGGACCAGGGATATGTCGCTAGTCCCGCCCGCACGCCCCGCGGCCAACAGGCGGCGTGACATGGTTCGTGACATGAACTCGCGTCAACTGGAGGTGATCAAGGCGTCTAGCGGGGTACGTTCTGCACCTGCTGGAGGCTGAAGGTGGCCAGTGTTGGTGATGGCATGGCTCTCATAATCCCTGGGTCGTGGGTTCGAGTCCCACCCGCCCCACAAGCACCACCCACCCGAAGAACCCCCACGCGCCCTCCGCCGCAGGCTCCTACGTCGCCCGCCGCTCCGCCCGCTCCCACCCACCCTTGTTTGCCGCTCCTCTGTCGCGGTGACCACTCGAGTTCTCCCCGGGTCGCCCGCCTCACCCACTCCGACTTGCCGCTTCCCGTGTCGCGGTGAGTACCCGGCTGCGCCTCGTCCCTGCCGATCTATCGCAGACGACCCTGAGGCACGGCTACGGCACGCTAAAGCGATCGCGCCCCGGATGGCGCCGGAGCAGCCCTGGACGCGTTTGCACAGCAGGTCGACGAGAAGCGTGTTTCACCGGGCCGACGACGCAGGCGAGGGACTCGTTGGATGCGGTCTTGGCGGTGCCGGCGCCCAGCCGACGCGGCCAAGGCTGATCATGTGGCTCTACTGCCAGCCAGCCCGGAGGCACCGAGCGCGTCGAAGGCCACCCGTGGGTGCCCGTTAGTGATCTCGCCACATGTTGAACTGCTCGGAACAGCTCTAGGGGATCTCGTCGATGGTGCTGCAGACCTGGACTCTGATTCGGTCGATGCCATCGGGAAGGCTGGAATCGCCCATCAAGAAGTGCAAGTCCAGGTTGCTCCAGACAACCCCCACGGGAGGAGTTGAGGACAAGCCCCGAGATCTTTTGCTGGACGCTCCACGTGTCGTGGTCCCAGTGAGTCGTGGCATTCGCCGGCAGTTGACCGACAGCCGTCAGACTGATTGCTGCGGCCGATAGTGCAATACCGGGGTCCGCTTGAGCCAGGCGAGGTGCTGGACTCGAGCACGGTCAGCGGTCAGCTTCCAAACGGCCGACAGGCGTTATGCCAGTGGCAGAAGCCCTGTCGGATCGTCGACGTGAGGAGGCATTCTGAGACGATGGATCTGGGGTTTGGCGGCGAGGTTGCTGATCTGTATCACCGATACCGCCGCGGTTATCCGTCAGGGTTGATCGGCGCGTGCGTCGATGGGTTCTCGTTGACGGGCGACGATCTCGTGATCGATCTCGGTTGTGGCACGGGGCAACTGGCGACACCGATCGCCCCGCATGTTCGGGCCGTGATAGGGGTCGATCCCGAACCAGACATGCTGGTCCACGCCCGCTCAGCCGCCCAGGACCAGGGCGTCACGAGTGTGGCGTGGATGGTCGGCAGCGACTCTGACCTTCCACTGCTGCGATCACTGTTGGCTGATCAGTCGGTTGGTGCTGTGACGATCGGACAAGCACTGCACTGGATGGACCATGAGGCGCTGTTTGCCGCGGTCGGTCCGCTCCTGCGTCCTGGAGGTGGTGTCATGGTCGTGGCCAACGGGATCCCGCTGTGGCTGCAGGACTCGGACTGGTCACGGGCGTTACGCGAATGGCTGTCCGACTGGTTGGGCGGGCGTCCAACCGACAGCTGCGGCACCGACAACGCAACGCAACAGCGCTATCGCCAGAGCCTGACGGCCAATGGCTTCGAGGTCAGCAAGGTCGAGCTCGACTATTCCGACGAGCTCGACTTCGATCATCTACTCGGCGGGGTCTACAGCGCGCTACCGGTCGACCGCCTTCCTTCGCCCAAGGAGCGTCCACAGATCGCAGCGGAGCTCCGGGAAGTGCTTCATCCCTATCGGCCGTACATCGAGCAGGTCCCGGTGCGAGCCCTCCTCGGCACGAAGGTCGCGTGAGCAACCAACCAGCCATCTCCTCCCATGGGTATTTTGTCGGCTCCGCCAACTGGACATCTCCGCGGCAGGTGCCCGGTGATTGATCCCTGTCCCGGCACACGTAACAAGCTGCATCGGATGATCGATGATTCATCAGCTGCGCCCATCCGGCGCCTTCGCAGCAGGGGAGCCCTGTCGCGGTTGATTCATCTGATGCGATGCGAAGTCAACTAGCGGACATAGCGACTGTTATCGGTGGTGGACTCACGGGAGTTGCATCTAATGCAAGAACTCCCGCTCCTGGGCGATTCGGGCATCTGCGCAGGTCAGAGCGCAGTTGCTGTTGAGGTCGGCTGCCAGTTGGTGTGTCGTTCCATCCCGCGAGTGCGCTGGTCGGCATAGGGTTCGTGCGTTTAATGCAGGTTTCCACGCTGGGAGTGGCTGGTGGATGGTGTTCCGGGCTTCGTGCCGCGGGTTCTGCGGGATCCTGATGTCAGCCTGTTCCGGGCCGACGACCGGGTGTTCGAGGCGATGGTTGACGGCTGGCGCAGCCAGATGCTCGCCCGCGGCCTGGCGGTCGACACGATCAAGGCCCGTACCGGGGTCGTCGGGCGGTTCCAGGCTTTCACCGGCGACTATCCGTGGACTGGCGTCCGGTGGACATCGAAGACTTCCTCGCTGAGCTCCGCTCCCGAAGCCGGCCGATCGGGCTGACCACGCTGCGCTCCTACAGCAACGCCGTATCGATGTTCTGCGCCTACCTGACCCATCCCGGCTACGGGTGGGGCGACCTGTGCGAGCGTACCTTCGGCAACGTCCCGACCCAGATCTGCTTCGACTGGAACACCCCACGCCACACCACCGACGACGCCGTACCGCCAGCACGGCGATCGTTCACGCAAGCCGAACTGCAGCACCTGTTCGACCACATCGACGACGTCGTCGACCGCGAGTACGCCGCCGGGTCGAAGCGGTGGTTGCCGGCGATGCGGGACTCGATCGCCTTCAAGACCTGCTATGCCTACGGCCTGCGCCGCCGCGAGCTGACGATGCTCGACCTCAACGACTTCGGCCCGAACCCACACTTGCCCGACTACGGGCCGTTCGGCGCGACAACGGTGCGCTGGGCCAAAGGCACCACCGCCTCCGGACCCCGACGCCGTACGGTGCTGACCGTTCCCGAGTTCGCCTGGGTCGTCCCACTCCTGGAGTACTGGGTCAGTCCCGAGGGGCGTGGCCGGTTCCAGACCGCCGAGCGCTCGAGCGCACTCTGGCCCAGTGAGCGGTCCCACCGGGTTCATCTCGGCAGCCTCGGTGACTCCTTCGCCGGGTTCCGGCGAGCCGCCGGGCTGCCTGAAGAGCTCGGACTTCTTTGCCTGCGGCACTCCTACGTGACCCACCTGATCGAGGCCGGCTACGACCCCGCGTTCGTCCAGACCCAGGTCGGTCACGCCTACGCCTCGACCACCGGCCTCTACACGTCGGTCTCGGCCGACTTCAAACAGCGCACCGTCCGGCAGATGATCGCCCGCCGGCTCGGACAACCCGAAGGACACCGCGCATGACTGAACAGCGCAGGATCGGCTTCAAGTGGCACCTGCGTCACCTGATGGCCCAACGCAACCTCTGGAAGAGCACCGAGTTGCACGCCCTGCTCAAGTCCCGCGGCATCAACCTGTCCGAGAGCCAGGTCTACCGCCTCGTCACCGGCACCCCCGAGCGCATCCCCGCGCGCACCTTCGCCGCTCTGTGCGACATCCTCGACTGCGCCCCCGGCGACCTGTTCGAGCCCTTCGTAGAGATGCGAGCTGCGGCCACCGCCGACGCCCCGCGGCGCAGCGAAGACCTCGGTGTCCGGCCGGGCGACCCGATCGCACGCCGCGTCCGGATCGTGCCGAGCGACGATGACTAGACCCCGCACCCCGAGCAATCCGCAGCGCTGGCCCAACCCCTGCGCTCGCTGCGCCGAGCACCACGAACTCGTGGCGAACTGGCCCGATGGCCAGATCTGCCGCTACTGCTACCAGAAGGCCAAACGGACTACAGGCACCTGCGGCTGCGGCCACACCGGCATCCTGCCCGGCCTCGTCGATGGCGCGCTGGCGTGCCGGGCCTGCTCGAGGCTGCAGCACCTCAACCTCGACTGCCGAGTCTGCGGAGAAGAGGGCGAGCTGAGGTCCAAGGGCAGGTGCTGGCGCTGCGACCTGGCCCACCTCGTCGACGATCTGCTGACCAACCCCGCCACCGGGGCAATCTCCGAGCAACTGAAGCCGTTGGCCAGAGCCCTCAAGGCAATGGGACGGCCAAACAGCGGCATTACTTGGATCCGGCAGCCCCACGTGAAGCAGACCTTGCGCGCGATCGCGGCCGCCGACAAGCTGACGCACGAACTTCTCGATCAAGTGTCCGCCCCGGAGCAGTCGAAGACCTATATCCGGGGGCTGCTCGTGGAGTACGGCGCGCTGCCACAGCGCGACGAGTTACTCAGCCGCTTCGGCACCTGGTCGACCGAAGCGATCGAACACGCAACTGACCCAGCCCACCGCGACGTCATCCGCCGCTACGTCACCTGGCACCACGAACGCCGGTTCCGCAGCTCGCCGGCCGCCGTCACCCACGGAGCCTTCCTGCGGGCCAAGCAGCAGGTGACCGTCGCGATCACCTGCTGAACTGGCTCACCGAGCACAACGGCACTCTCGTCGAGCTCACTCAGACCCAGCTCGATCGGTGGCGCGCCGGCGGCAACACCACTCGGGAACTGGCCAATCCGTTCCTGCACTGGGCGATCAAGGCACAGCTGACCACGTCCACGCTGATCCTGCATCCACGGCCGGACCGCGTCGCGCCGCGCATGCCGGCGCTCGAGCAGGAGCAGCTAGTCACCGAGGTCAGCTCCGGGACTAAACTCACCACCCGCGACCGAGCCGCCGCGATCCTCGTCGTCGTGTTCGCCCAGCAGATCGAGGACGTCGTCGCGCTGACCTGGGACCACGTCGACATCAAGCCCACCAAGGTCGCCATCACGCTAGGCAAGACCGTCATCGACATCCCGCCACCCCTCGACAAACCCTTTCGTGACCTCGCCGCCACCGCGCCCAGCAACACCGCCGCCCAGCCGAACAGCAACTGGGTCTTCCCCGGCTACCGCCCCGGCGGCCACATCAATGCCGCCTCGCTCAGAGAACGGCTCCAGCGGCTGTTCAGCCCGCGCGCGGCCCGCCTGGGAACCCTTCACGAGCTGACCAAGCTCGCCCCCATCGCGATTATCGCCGACGCGCTCGGCTACACCACCCAGACCATCGAACGCCATGCCCGCGACGCAGCCTCCACCTATTCCCAGTACGTCGCCACCCGGCAGTGAACCCCCGTGACTCCAGCCTCTGGCGGTACCAGCTCGCTGTGGGTTCAGCACCCCACCAGCAGACGGGCGCTAGAAGGAGGACCTGTGACCGGGACAGCTTCCTTCAGCACTGGGTGAGCAATGGACTCAACTGGCATGCCGAGGCGGCGACGCTAGTCGAGTGCGTGCAACACGAGCATCATGGCGCGCTCGCCGCCTGTCGGGTGGACGTACGCCGCGTGAGCGGCGGCAACGATCGCCGCTAGGTCGCGGTCATCGAGGTCGTGACGGACGGTCCCCGCATCGCGGGCGCGGGACAGGAGCAGGCCCATCGCGCGGTCGAGCTCGGCGACCGGCCCAGACACCGCGGCCTCGACACCGCTCGCATCAACCTGCAGCCGTGCGGCGAGTTCGTGGGCCGCCGCTCCGTCGGTGACCAGCTGCACCAAGAAGTTCCGCAGTGCTACGCCTGCATCGTCGGCCGAAACATACGAATTCGCCGCGACCACAAGGTCTTCAACCGCTGCGGCGAGGACCGCGTCGACGAGCTCGGCTTTGGTCCTGAAGTGCCGGTGAACCGTCCCCGCGCCGACGCCAGCCCGCCGAGCGATCTCGTCAAGGGAAGCAGCGAAACCCTCCGTCTCGAACGCCTCACGAGCCGCAGCCATCACCTTGGCGCGATTGGCGACAGCATCAGCCCGTTTGGGCTCACTTGAAGCGGGGCGCTCGCCCCGTTTAGAGTTAGTCATCATCCCTATCCTTCCTCATCACTCATCTCCCAGGAGCCCCGATGCCACTGACCACCGCAGACCGGTTAGCCATTCACGAACTGGTTTCACTGCACGGGCATCTCGCTGATGACCGGCGATCCGACGACCTCGGGCTACTGCTGACGCCGGATGCGTCTTATGACGTGACTGCCTATGGTCTGGGAATTGTCCGGGGGCTGGATGCGCTCATCGAGCTGTTCAGTTCGGCGCCCGGAGACCAGCCCGTCGGGCACCACGTGACCAACGTGGTAGTCACGGCCGACCCTGATCTCGACAGCCGAGCCCGAGTGCGTTCAAAGGGGCTCTCGGTGATGGCGGACGGACGAGCGGGCAGCGTTGTGTACGAGGACGAGGTGGTGCGGACAACGAACGGGTGGCGAGTCAGCGCCCGCGTGGTCGTGCCGTCGCGGCGTGCCTGACCCGTCACCCCAATGGCCGGCCAGGACAGCGGTGACCCCTCTCCGGAGATCCGGCGCCGCGCTGCTGATCGTGCCGCGATGGGCCAGTCGAGGCGTCGCGCGGCGAACGGAACTCCCGCTACTCCAACATCCGGCGGCACCAGTTATCCAACCGGAGTAGCAGCGGATGCGAGAGCTCCGGGCTGAGGGCGATTGAGTTGTTCGCGCAGGTCGCGCGGCGATTGCTGTGGCGTTCCCTTCTGTCCGTTGGGCGTGCTGTGGTGATCGTTGCTGCAGGCACCTGAGGTTTCGTGCATTAGATGCATGATTCCGCGTCCTGGCGGGTGGCTGAATGGACGTTGTGCCTGCCAGTGAAGTGCTGGCTGAGTAGGCCGTTGACGGGAGACCGGGCTGCAGAGGGCCCGGTCTGCGGTTGTCACCTGGGGCGGGTGGCGTTCCAGAGGTATTTCTCGTAGCCGGAGGGGCCGACGTCGCCGGTCAGGTTCTTGTCGTCGGAGTCGAACGCTATGTGTTGTCCGTCGTCGGAGATTGCGGGGGCGAAGCTGCCGAGGAGGCCGCCGCCCCAAGGGTCGGTTTGGTTCTGGCGGTGCGTGACCCAGACGAGGGAGCCGGTCTTGCGGTCGAGCCGGTACACGTCGCCGAGGCTGCCCTGATCCGCGCTGGAGGTACGGCCCTGCGTCGAGAACGTCACGTACCTGCCGTCGGCCGAGATGGTGCCACTGGCACCGTTGAACGCGGTTGAGGGGTTGCCCTGGTAGTCGGCCGAGATCAGTTGCGCTCGGTTGGTGCGGAGGTCGCGGAGCCAGACGTTCGCAACCACGTCGGTGCCCATCATGCTGTAGACCGAGAACACCGCGAACCGGCCGTCACTGGAGACGTCGGCGGTGCCGTACTCGATGATGGGGGACCGCGGATCGCCCGGTACGCCGTCCGAGACCGAGCGCGTCGTGCCCTTGTCGCGGTCACGGACCTGGATGGCCGTGGGGTCGCCGCCGATGGCGGTGAAGGCCACTATGCGTCCGTTCCCGGAGATGGCGGGCTCGAGGGACGGCAGGTCTGACTGGAGTCCCGCGGCGGTCAGTGACACCCGTTCGGTGCGGCCGGCCCGGAAATTGCGGACGAAGATGTCTTGGGTGGCGTTGGTGTCGCCGGGCACGACGTTCGTCGAACTGGACTGGAAGGCGACATGGTTCCCGTCGGCGGAGATATCGGGGAAGACCGCGCCTTGGTCCGCTGGACCGTCCAGGCCCACCGAGACCAGCGCCGTACGACCGGTCCGCAGATCGCGCCGGAAGACGTCGGGGCTGTCGTTGCTGTCACCTGGGACCAGGTTCGAGGCGAACGAGTCGAAGGCGACGTACCGTCCGTCGGCCGAGATCGAGGCCTCTCGGCTGTCGCCGTTGCCCTGCACT
This region includes:
- a CDS encoding tyrosine-type recombinase/integrase encodes the protein MDIEDFLAELRSRSRPIGLTTLRSYSNAVSMFCAYLTHPGYGWGDLCERTFGNVPTQICFDWNTPRHTTDDAVPPARRSFTQAELQHLFDHIDDVVDREYAAGSKRWLPAMRDSIAFKTCYAYGLRRRELTMLDLNDFGPNPHLPDYGPFGATTVRWAKGTTASGPRRRTVLTVPEFAWVVPLLEYWVSPEGRGRFQTAERSSALWPSERSHRVHLGSLGDSFAGFRRAAGLPEELGLLCLRHSYVTHLIEAGYDPAFVQTQVGHAYASTTGLYTSVSADFKQRTVRQMIARRLGQPEGHRA
- a CDS encoding nuclear transport factor 2 family protein; amino-acid sequence: MPLTTADRLAIHELVSLHGHLADDRRSDDLGLLLTPDASYDVTAYGLGIVRGLDALIELFSSAPGDQPVGHHVTNVVVTADPDLDSRARVRSKGLSVMADGRAGSVVYEDEVVRTTNGWRVSARVVVPSRRA
- a CDS encoding helix-turn-helix domain-containing protein, coding for MTEQRRIGFKWHLRHLMAQRNLWKSTELHALLKSRGINLSESQVYRLVTGTPERIPARTFAALCDILDCAPGDLFEPFVEMRAAATADAPRRSEDLGVRPGDPIARRVRIVPSDDD
- a CDS encoding TetR/AcrR family transcriptional regulator, with product MTNSKRGERPASSEPKRADAVANRAKVMAAAREAFETEGFAASLDEIARRAGVGAGTVHRHFRTKAELVDAVLAAAVEDLVVAANSYVSADDAGVALRNFLVQLVTDGAAAHELAARLQVDASGVEAAVSGPVAELDRAMGLLLSRARDAGTVRHDLDDRDLAAIVAAAHAAYVHPTGGERAMMLVLHALD
- a CDS encoding TolB family protein — encoded protein: MKLIPSTHVHKPIRTALAVIVVAAASAGAVGGTATASGDRQPGTISLVSVGLSGTGGDGASGANGNASGTSEHGRYVVFASSASDLIANDINGQQDIFVRDMVTGRTTLASVGPDGVQGNGDSREASISADGRYVAFDSFASNLVPGDSNDSPDVFRRDLRTGRTALVSVGLDGPADQGAVFPDISADGNHVAFQSSSTNVVPGDTNATQDIFVRNFRAGRTERVSLTAAGLQSDLPSLEPAISGNGRIVAFTAIGGDPTAIQVRDRDKGTTRSVSDGVPGDPRSPIIEYGTADVSSDGRFAVFSVYSMMGTDVVANVWLRDLRTNRAQLISADYQGNPSTAFNGASGTISADGRYVTFSTQGRTSSADQGSLGDVYRLDRKTGSLVWVTHRQNQTDPWGGGLLGSFAPAISDDGQHIAFDSDDKNLTGDVGPSGYEKYLWNATRPR
- a CDS encoding class I SAM-dependent methyltransferase, producing MDLGFGGEVADLYHRYRRGYPSGLIGACVDGFSLTGDDLVIDLGCGTGQLATPIAPHVRAVIGVDPEPDMLVHARSAAQDQGVTSVAWMVGSDSDLPLLRSLLADQSVGAVTIGQALHWMDHEALFAAVGPLLRPGGGVMVVANGIPLWLQDSDWSRALREWLSDWLGGRPTDSCGTDNATQQRYRQSLTANGFEVSKVELDYSDELDFDHLLGGVYSALPVDRLPSPKERPQIAAELREVLHPYRPYIEQVPVRALLGTKVA